GTCCCTCATCCCCACCGAGCCGGCCGAACGGGACCGGGCACGCGAACGGGCACCCGCGCGAGGCCGGTTGACCCTGTCTTTCGGCGAACGGCCGTCGGTCGATACCGCCCCCGGATCCTCGCGGACGGGCGGACCACCGCGACCGATCCGCGCGCCGGGCGAGGCGTCGCCTTCCTCCCCCCGCTCTTCGGCAGCCCGCACCCGCTGGGCCCGCACGCCGTGGGCCGACGGTCCCTCATCCAGTACCTCGTCGTCACCCCGGATGTCCGCGCCCCAGGTCTCCCGCCATCTGGCGGTCATGCGCAACGCGGGCCTGGTGACGACGAGTCGGCGCGGACGCTAGGCCCCAGCACCGGCGGGACAATGACGGCGGTGGCCCGCCTCGGCGGCGAACTCCTGGAGTCGATCCGGCGCTGATCAGCCCCAACTTGACACCGTAGGAGCCGGTCCGTAGGGTCCTTCGAGCTTGCCCGGAATACGGACTCCAACGCCGATTTGGCTCGGCCGACAGAATCCTCTACGGTAGTAAGCAAGTCCTCCAGACCTAGCGGAAGTTCGAGAAATCGAGCGTGATAGTGTCGGAGACAGCGAAGGGAAGCGCCCGGGGGGTCCTGAGAGGGGCCTGAAGGAAGCGTCCGTTCCTTGAGAACTCAACAGCGTGCCAAAAGTCAATGCCAGACTGTTTAGCAAGTTTGAATGTTCAGCGAGAGATCGTTTCTCGGTGGATTGCTTTGAGGCATTCACGGAGAGTTTGATCCTGGCTCAGGACGAACGCTGGCGGCGTGCTTAACACATGCAAGTCGAACGATGAACCGGTTTCGGCTGGGGATTAGT
Above is a window of Streptomyces sp. NBC_01803 DNA encoding:
- a CDS encoding ArsR family transcriptional regulator, producing the protein MSAPQVSRHLAVMRNAGLVTTSRRGR